The Ursus arctos isolate Adak ecotype North America chromosome X, UrsArc2.0, whole genome shotgun sequence genome includes the window AGAGAGACCTGGGAGAGAGCCCAGGGCGTCCCCGAGGGTCctagagatggggggggggggcgccagaGCAAGCCACTCACCGCCCGAACACGTAGGGGTATTGAGTGCGTTGGAAAACGCTCTCCAGCTCCTTCAGTTCTAGCCGGGGGAACGCGCTGCGGTGGAGGCGTTGCTGCCGCTCCTGGGGCTGCGGCCCCTCGGCGGCCGCCTGGGCCtcgtcctgctgctgctgctgcgggggCTCTTGCCCGCAGCCGCCGCCCGTGTGGTTCTCGTCGTCCACGGGGCCCGCTGCTCCCGCGCCACCGTGGCTTTCTTCTCCTGTCGCGGCTTCCTGCTCAGGTTCGGGCCAGAGCTCCTTCTCGACGTCTCCTCCCGTTACGGAGACCACCGCAGGCTTcgtatctggaaaagaaaagagagatcagGGCGCTGGAGCCCAGGGCGCGTGGGACGGCGACCTGAGAGCGGCGACATCTGCCGCGCCACTGCGGCGTCCCGTCCACTCGCCTCCCCCGGGGAAAGGCCGTTTCGTAGACTTCGCCAAACCCGCGTCCCGGTTCGCGCACTCACCCAACGGTTCTCCTCCAAGTTCATCGACTTCCAGGCTGCGGCAAGCGGTGCCCTCTTGGCTGCTCTCGGGCGGAGGCTCCATGTCCAGAACGCCTCCACAGACTCGCGCGGCGGCCCGCGGAGACTCCGGGGTCCGGGCCTGTCTCTGTGCGGGGTGCGGTTTACTACGCCTCTACCTCAGCTTCAACGTCCGCGCGCTCTTAGACGCCGTCGATCCCCGTTACTTCCAACGGCCAGGTGTGTGGTGGGCGGGACTTGTCGGGGCGAGCACGAGGCCGGGGCGTGGCCACGAAGTAGGCGGAGCGTTTGCCGGAAGGGTGCTACCGCCAGGGGgcgcgcgcggggggggggggcgacaacTCCCGACTCCCGCGGGGCACTGCCTTGGcgtggggggtggtgggtggtgccAGCCAgccgggggcggggaaggggtggggaaggaaacttCCCACAGCTCTCCCGAGCCCTGGGAGACGCGTTGGGAGAACGTCTCGCCGCCTGCCCTCGCTGCACGCGGGTCGGTGCAGGGTTCTCGCCCTAAGCTCCTCCAGGGCGAGGGACGCAGAGGTAGGGCTGGAGAAGTTGCGGGGGGGCTTCGTGGCAGCCCCAGCACTGAAGCGACGGTATCCCCGTCGCCGTGTGGGCTCTGAGCACGACTCTCCCCTCCGGCAAGTCAGTGACCAATGGATGGGACTCTGGTTGGGTTCCGTTCGCACCCAGAGTCCACGAACCGGGCTAGTGACCGGACGAAACGATTAGCTAGAGGGCTGCTTGCTCTGGGTTTTTGCCATACGCGCGGAAAGTGGAGCCCATCAAGCTCTCCTGGGCGCTCCGGAGCGGCAGCTTGAGGTTGGGTTTTACAGAGCACTGTGGGTGCTCGGATGCACGCTCTAAGAAACCCAAACCTCCCTCTTGCGATAGGAACAAATACCCCAGATTTGTATTAAGGAATTCACATCAAGAGTAGAAATGGAGAAACCTGTCCACTGTTTTGAGCATCCAAGAATGCTTGCGCTGCACGTGCTGGACGCGACTGTGGGGCTtacaccctctgcctgctgagctCCGCTTCCGCGCCCCCGCTGCAGGTCCTCTGCAAAAGCGCACGTGTTTCTGGgctgggcaggtgctggggactTGGGTTagttcccactttttttttttttttaagattttatttatttatttgacagagagagacagccagcgagagagcgaacacaagcagggggagtgggagaggaagaagcagcctcccagcagagcagggagccccaggcggtgctgtgctcgatcccaggaccctaggatcatcacctgagccaaaggcagatacttaacggactgagccacccaggtgccccatgttcccacttttttattctcctccactttctcctgtttctcctcctcctcttcgtcTTCCTCCATCTCCCTTTGTCTAGAACTGTCTTCCAGAGCTCTAGCTCTCCActgataaatatcaaataaagaaGAGCCAGGGCA containing:
- the LOC125281828 gene encoding rhox homeobox family member 1-like, translated to MEPPPESSQEGTACRSLEVDELGGEPLDTKPAVVSVTGGDVEKELWPEPEQEAATGEESHGGAGAAGPVDDENHTGGGCGQEPPQQQQQDEAQAAAEGPQPQERQQRLHRSAFPRLELKELESVFQRTQYPYVFGRKKLSIPIDVMEVRKPEKSDSAGQPF